Proteins encoded by one window of Erythrobacter sp.:
- a CDS encoding sigma-70 family RNA polymerase sigma factor codes for MWRSVAADRGAASLSDAAADAAREALRADIARLAAGDRAALESIYRATSAKLFGIALRILGDESEAQDAVQEVYIELWKRADRYDPARASPISWLACMARNRAIDRLRAGGKVRSSAVPEEAAMDVADDAMPADALMELDERDARIHHCLGKLEARQQSAIRRAFLGGATYLQLAGEDDVSLSTVKSRVHRGLALLKKCLERP; via the coding sequence ATGTGGCGAAGTGTTGCCGCTGATCGTGGGGCTGCAAGCTTGAGTGACGCTGCCGCCGATGCCGCGCGTGAAGCCCTGCGCGCCGATATCGCCCGGCTGGCGGCGGGGGACCGTGCGGCGCTCGAATCGATCTATCGCGCCACTTCGGCAAAACTTTTCGGCATCGCCTTGCGTATCTTGGGGGATGAAAGCGAAGCGCAAGATGCGGTGCAGGAAGTCTATATCGAGCTGTGGAAACGCGCGGACCGCTATGATCCTGCGCGGGCCAGCCCGATCAGTTGGCTCGCCTGCATGGCGCGCAATCGGGCGATCGACCGGCTGCGCGCAGGCGGCAAGGTGCGTAGTTCCGCCGTGCCCGAGGAGGCCGCGATGGACGTGGCCGATGATGCCATGCCTGCCGACGCCCTGATGGAACTGGACGAACGCGATGCGCGCATCCACCATTGCCTCGGCAAGCTGGAAGCGCGGCAGCAGAGCGCCATCCGCCGCGCGTTTCTGGGCGGGGCAACCTATCTCCAGCTTGCCGGGGAGGATGACGTGTCGCTGAGTACGGTGAAATCGCGGGTCCATCGCGGGCTCGCCCTGCTGAAGAAGTGTCTCGAAAGACCATGA
- a CDS encoding anti-sigma factor: MTDEAALTPRETLAAEFVLGLLTGEDLLRARGMLARDPDFAGEVARWEEHFAPLLDQWEEHVPPPALWERIDAATRIAEGAPLTQPTDIAALRKSRDRWRLAGGLGIAAAAVLALVVLTGPAMQEVVPAPSAVDAPLLAANIPIGETPLRLALTYVPGRDELSVSSAGLEPDGVHDHELWLVDRQGGLHSLGVIVPGAEARFAVAPDLADEFGDGTRLVLTREPLGGKPADAAAGPVVAEGQFTAI; encoded by the coding sequence ATGACCGACGAAGCCGCCCTGACCCCGCGTGAAACGCTCGCTGCCGAATTCGTGCTTGGCCTGCTGACGGGCGAGGACCTGCTGCGGGCACGCGGGATGCTGGCGCGCGATCCGGACTTCGCCGGAGAAGTGGCGCGGTGGGAGGAGCATTTCGCGCCGCTGCTCGACCAGTGGGAAGAGCACGTGCCGCCGCCTGCGCTGTGGGAGCGGATCGACGCGGCAACGCGCATTGCCGAGGGAGCGCCGCTCACGCAGCCCACCGACATCGCCGCCCTGCGCAAGAGCCGCGACCGCTGGCGCCTGGCGGGCGGGCTGGGGATCGCTGCAGCGGCCGTTCTCGCGCTGGTCGTGCTGACCGGCCCGGCGATGCAGGAAGTCGTTCCGGCGCCTTCCGCTGTCGATGCTCCGCTGCTGGCGGCCAACATTCCCATAGGCGAAACCCCGCTGCGGCTGGCGCTCACCTACGTGCCCGGGCGCGACGAACTCAGCGTCTCCTCCGCCGGACTGGAGCCTGACGGGGTGCACGATCACGAGCTGTGGCTGGTGGACCGGCAGGGCGGCCTCCACTCACTCGGGGTGATCGTACCAGGGGCCGAGGCGCGCTTCGCGGTTGCTCCCGACCTGGCGGACGAATTCGGGGACGGCACGCGGCTGGTCCTCACCCGCGAGCCGCTGGGCGGCAAGCCTGCCGATGCGGCAGCCGGTCCGGTGGTGGCCGAGGGGCAATTCACGGCAATCTAG
- a CDS encoding fasciclin domain-containing protein — protein sequence MFKTTARLATLLAAASGLALAPPALAHNHNHDHGAMSNIVETAAGNADFETLVAAVQAADLAGALSGDGPFTVFAPTDTAFDALPAGTVQTLLRPENRATLTNVLTYHVVAGRVTAADLTRLIRDGNGHARIETLAGETLVARISNGQIVLTDGADRQVLVTAADIATSNGVIHVLDRVLLPA from the coding sequence ATGTTCAAGACCACCGCTCGCCTCGCCACCCTGCTTGCCGCCGCTTCCGGGCTGGCGCTCGCCCCCCCGGCGCTGGCGCACAACCACAACCACGATCATGGCGCGATGTCCAACATCGTCGAGACCGCTGCCGGCAACGCCGATTTCGAAACACTGGTTGCCGCCGTTCAGGCTGCCGATCTGGCAGGCGCGCTTTCGGGCGATGGCCCGTTCACCGTCTTCGCGCCGACCGACACCGCTTTCGATGCGCTCCCCGCCGGGACGGTGCAGACCCTGCTGCGCCCGGAGAACAGGGCCACGCTGACCAATGTCCTCACCTACCACGTTGTCGCCGGGCGCGTGACTGCCGCCGATCTCACCCGCCTGATCCGCGACGGCAACGGCCATGCAAGGATCGAAACGCTGGCGGGCGAAACACTGGTGGCACGGATCAGCAACGGCCAGATCGTGCTGACCGACGGTGCCGATCGCCAGGTGCTGGTGACTGCCGCCGATATCGCCACCTCGAACGGCGTAATCCACGTGCTTGACCGGGTACTGCTCCCCGCCTGA
- a CDS encoding MBL fold metallo-hydrolase — MEFRLGDRAVLVDCGMFQGSRTLEHLNVEPFAFNPEAIDAVILTHAHIDHSGMVPKLVSQGFKGEIWCTGETVDLLKHMLADSGRIQEFEAERRNRRRDRAGDAPFSPVYTADDALRAWQQCRAVPLEDWFEPVPGFRARLWNAGHILGAASVELEAGGARVMCSGDLGPDNKAFYHDPDGPVGFDHVICEATYGNRERERVTIAERRQVLEAEVLAAKARGGNLIIPIFALERTQELLLDLGALIDSGRIPHTQIFVDSPLANRITDVFERYAHGLEDTGGHNVFDHPAFSFVDDVAESIRLNSISGAVIMAASGMCEAGRIRHHLIHNLYRRDATVLFVGFQAQGSLGRVILEGAKAVRISGQEVRVRAQIRQIDSYSAHADQSELVAWISGRMPIVGSLFLDHGEPEAVETLRRVLQREIPGLGVRLPQIGERFELPAGRHAKRIETGRADLAHVTGRDWQNAYADLSTTLKARLARMKDDREREKAMAKMRAVLDSYDEAMSRRHSASHPKR, encoded by the coding sequence ATGGAATTCCGGCTGGGAGACCGTGCCGTGCTGGTGGACTGCGGCATGTTCCAAGGCTCACGTACGCTCGAACACTTGAACGTCGAGCCCTTCGCTTTCAACCCGGAAGCCATCGACGCGGTAATTCTGACCCATGCCCACATCGACCATAGCGGCATGGTGCCCAAGCTGGTGAGCCAGGGCTTCAAGGGCGAAATCTGGTGCACCGGAGAAACGGTGGACCTGCTGAAACATATGCTGGCCGATTCCGGTCGCATCCAGGAGTTCGAGGCCGAACGACGCAACCGCAGGCGGGACCGGGCGGGCGATGCGCCATTCTCCCCCGTCTATACCGCAGACGACGCCTTGCGGGCGTGGCAGCAATGCCGCGCGGTGCCGCTGGAAGACTGGTTCGAACCGGTGCCGGGTTTCCGCGCCCGGTTGTGGAACGCCGGGCATATCCTCGGCGCCGCTTCCGTCGAGCTGGAAGCAGGTGGCGCGCGAGTAATGTGTTCGGGCGATCTCGGGCCGGACAACAAGGCCTTCTATCACGATCCTGATGGACCGGTCGGGTTCGATCACGTGATTTGCGAGGCAACCTATGGCAATCGCGAACGCGAACGCGTGACCATCGCCGAGCGGCGACAGGTGCTGGAGGCCGAAGTGCTGGCGGCGAAGGCTCGCGGCGGCAATCTCATCATCCCGATCTTCGCCCTGGAACGGACTCAGGAACTGCTTCTGGACCTTGGCGCACTGATCGACAGTGGACGGATTCCGCACACCCAAATCTTCGTGGACTCGCCCTTGGCTAACCGCATTACCGATGTATTCGAACGCTATGCCCACGGGTTGGAAGACACGGGTGGCCACAATGTGTTCGACCATCCGGCGTTCAGCTTCGTCGATGACGTGGCCGAATCGATCCGCCTCAATTCGATCAGCGGCGCTGTGATCATGGCGGCGTCTGGCATGTGCGAAGCCGGGCGCATCCGCCATCACCTGATCCATAATCTCTACCGCAGGGATGCCACCGTGCTGTTCGTCGGCTTCCAGGCCCAGGGATCGCTGGGACGGGTCATTCTGGAAGGCGCAAAGGCGGTGCGGATCTCCGGACAGGAGGTTCGGGTGCGGGCACAGATTCGCCAGATCGACAGCTATTCCGCCCACGCCGACCAGTCCGAACTGGTCGCATGGATCAGCGGACGCATGCCGATTGTCGGCAGCCTGTTCCTCGACCATGGCGAACCCGAGGCGGTCGAGACATTGCGCCGCGTCCTCCAGCGCGAAATACCCGGTCTCGGGGTTCGCCTGCCCCAAATCGGGGAGCGCTTCGAACTTCCCGCAGGCAGGCATGCGAAGCGGATCGAGACCGGCCGCGCCGACCTTGCCCATGTGACCGGACGGGACTGGCAGAACGCCTATGCCGACCTGTCCACCACGCTCAAGGCCCGTCTCGCCCGGATGAAGGACGACAGGGAGCGCGAGAAGGCCATGGCCAAGATGCGCGCCGTGCTCGATTCCTACGATGAAGCCATGTCCAGGCGTCATTCGGCCAGCCATCCGAAACGCTGA
- a CDS encoding BLUF domain-containing protein, with translation MLTGSYVSRPTIPFLLRPGVLDDIRAVSIARNSQLDVTGLLIVTVLYFAQVLEGPEDAVDEVMRSIAADPRHHEIVVVRRNVLKRLQFPLWRMARFEHETFE, from the coding sequence ATGCTGACTGGTTCCTACGTGAGTCGTCCGACGATACCATTCTTGCTCCGACCTGGAGTGCTCGATGACATTCGCGCAGTGTCGATAGCACGCAATTCTCAACTCGACGTAACCGGCTTGCTCATTGTCACGGTGTTGTATTTTGCCCAGGTGCTGGAAGGCCCTGAAGATGCCGTCGACGAGGTAATGAGAAGTATTGCGGCTGACCCCAGACACCATGAGATCGTTGTGGTGCGTCGCAACGTTTTGAAGAGGCTGCAATTTCCCTTGTGGCGAATGGCGCGGTTCGAGCACGAGACATTCGAATGA
- the yghU gene encoding glutathione-dependent disulfide-bond oxidoreductase, whose product MSDPTYTPPAVWEPTESGGAFASINRPTAGPRFDRDLPLGEHPFQLHSLGTPNGVKVTIMFEELLEAGFAEAEYDAWKIDISAGDQFGSGFTALNPNSKIPALLDRSGPEHFRVFESGAILLHLAEKFDFLLPRANPARAEVLSWLNWQMGTAPFIGGGFGHFYEYAPEKYRYPIDRYAMETKRIFSVADRRLAESEFLGGDYSIADLAAYPWLGALWHGAYSNAYRFLRLHEEYEHVGRWVRAIDARPGAIRGRLVNTKALPERHSAADFDAVEDRTLFDPVRTRADD is encoded by the coding sequence ATGTCCGACCCGACCTACACCCCGCCCGCCGTCTGGGAGCCCACGGAAAGCGGCGGTGCCTTCGCTTCGATCAACCGGCCCACGGCCGGACCGCGGTTCGACAGGGACTTGCCGCTGGGCGAGCATCCGTTCCAGCTCCATTCGCTCGGCACCCCCAACGGGGTGAAGGTGACGATCATGTTCGAGGAACTGCTCGAAGCCGGGTTCGCCGAAGCCGAATACGATGCCTGGAAGATCGACATTTCGGCAGGCGACCAGTTCGGCTCGGGCTTCACCGCGCTCAATCCCAATTCCAAGATCCCCGCGCTGCTCGACCGCTCAGGGCCGGAGCACTTCCGGGTGTTCGAAAGCGGGGCCATCCTGCTGCATCTGGCAGAGAAGTTCGATTTCCTGTTGCCCCGCGCCAATCCCGCGCGCGCCGAAGTCTTGAGCTGGCTCAACTGGCAAATGGGAACCGCGCCGTTCATCGGCGGCGGGTTCGGGCATTTCTACGAATATGCCCCTGAGAAATACCGCTACCCGATCGATCGCTATGCGATGGAAACCAAGCGCATTTTCTCGGTGGCGGACCGGCGGCTGGCGGAAAGCGAATTCCTGGGCGGCGACTATTCGATCGCCGATCTGGCCGCCTATCCGTGGCTCGGCGCGCTCTGGCACGGGGCCTACAGCAATGCCTACAGGTTCCTCCGCCTGCACGAGGAATACGAACATGTGGGGCGATGGGTGCGAGCCATCGATGCGCGGCCCGGAGCCATTCGCGGGCGGCTGGTGAACACCAAGGCCTTGCCGGAACGCCATTCGGCAGCGGACTTCGATGCCGTGGAGGATCGCACTCTGTTCGATCCGGTGCGCACACGCGCGGATGATTGA
- a CDS encoding DNA topoisomerase IB: protein MATSPTKLIYVDDSLPGITRKRVGKGWAYYDAKGALIRDPAEKKRLNAIALPPAYGAAWFCPAPNGHILATGVDAKGRKQYRYHPEFRTARESEKFDGCLTFGKLLPLVRKRVEADMRSPRRHKDRAVASVVRLLDLGAIRVGNTQYAKANRSFGATTLRCRHAQVTGRTLRLRFTAKGGKQREMVLSDAALARCVRRMQDLPGQHLFQWIDGEGEPHQVTSGDVNAWLADTMGEPFTAKNFRTWHASVMAFRLLGEATEKLSLKTVLEKVAEHLGNTPAVTRKSYIHPAVLALVEGQEEWRARLRLPRSTAYANRWERGLLELLEESPGAEELLAAA, encoded by the coding sequence ATGGCCACTTCCCCCACCAAGCTGATCTACGTCGATGACAGCCTCCCCGGCATCACCCGCAAGCGCGTGGGCAAGGGGTGGGCCTATTATGATGCCAAGGGCGCGCTGATCCGCGATCCGGCGGAGAAGAAGCGCCTAAACGCGATCGCCCTGCCGCCTGCCTATGGCGCGGCATGGTTCTGCCCCGCGCCCAACGGCCACATCCTTGCCACCGGGGTCGATGCCAAGGGGCGTAAGCAGTATCGTTATCACCCTGAATTCCGCACCGCGCGCGAAAGCGAGAAGTTTGATGGCTGTCTCACTTTCGGCAAGCTGCTGCCGCTGGTGCGCAAGCGGGTGGAGGCGGACATGCGCAGCCCCCGGCGGCACAAGGATCGCGCGGTGGCGAGCGTCGTGCGGCTGCTCGATCTCGGTGCGATCCGCGTCGGCAATACGCAATATGCCAAGGCCAACCGCAGCTTCGGCGCGACCACCTTGCGCTGCCGCCATGCACAGGTGACCGGCCGCACGCTCAGGCTCAGGTTCACCGCGAAGGGCGGCAAGCAGCGCGAGATGGTGCTGTCCGACGCCGCGCTGGCCCGCTGCGTGCGGCGGATGCAGGACCTGCCCGGCCAACACCTTTTCCAATGGATCGACGGCGAGGGCGAACCGCATCAGGTCACTTCGGGCGACGTCAATGCCTGGCTGGCGGACACGATGGGGGAACCCTTTACCGCCAAGAACTTCCGCACCTGGCATGCCAGCGTGATGGCCTTCCGCCTGCTGGGGGAGGCGACCGAGAAGCTCTCGCTCAAGACGGTGCTCGAAAAGGTGGCCGAGCATCTCGGCAACACCCCCGCCGTCACCCGCAAGAGCTACATCCATCCCGCCGTGCTTGCGCTGGTCGAGGGGCAGGAGGAATGGCGCGCGCGCCTCCGCCTCCCGCGCAGCACCGCCTATGCCAACCGCTGGGAACGGGGTCTGCTCGAACTGCTGGAGGAATCGCCCGGCGCAGAGGAACTTCTGGCCGCCGCGTGA